A part of Brassica rapa cultivar Chiifu-401-42 chromosome A05, CAAS_Brap_v3.01, whole genome shotgun sequence genomic DNA contains:
- the LOC103868963 gene encoding uncharacterized protein LOC103868963, whose protein sequence is MFFRDVSFGPHEAELRFRLIHFLEARNPNTKELIGQEMLLIDEEGTVIQGFITAGRVGMYKLTSGSVYKLSNFFGSRSKVQFWVADHRATISFSWNSDLKVLENHPVPILEDRFRFHSYEEFQANCDRRVDLYDYVGHMKLVNGQTITDHTALDEVDIAEKRHLCVHVQTHDEPVMKLYLWDNAASEFCQKFISYGRTPTVLLVTTVNPKHLGGTLALASMASSRVFMDTDVQPTKDYLAWLSSNLDIANKFTAEVVTKPEPVTLEELYSYIKQETAKVAWFE, encoded by the exons atgttcttcagagatgtTTCATTCGGCCCACACGAAGCCGAGCTGAGGTTTCGTCTGATTCACTTTTTGGAGGCTCGAAATCCAAACACGAAAGAACTCATCGGACAGGAGATGCTTCTTATTGACGAAGAG GGAACTGTCATCCAAGGTTTTATTACAGCAGGACGGGTTGGGATGTATAAGCTGACATCAGGTTCTGTTTATAAACTGAGTAACTTCTTCGGATCCAGAAGCAAAGTCCAGTTTTGGGTTGCTGATCATAGGGCCACCATTTCGTTCTCTTGGAACTCTGATTTGAAAGTTCTCGAGAACCATCCGGTCCCAATTCTCGAAGACAGGTTCAGGTTCCATAGCTACGAGGAGTTTCAGGCCAACTGCGACCGCAGAGTTGATCTTTATG ATTATGTTGGCCACATGAAACTGGTGAATGGGCAGACTATCACTGACCACACTGCCCTTGATGAAGTTGACATAGCAGAGAAGCGGCATCTGTGTGTTCATGTACAAACACATGA CGAACCAGTGATGAAGCTCTATTTATGGGACAATGCTGCATCCGAGTTCTGCCAGAAGTTCATATCGTATGGACGGACTCCAACCGTTCTTTTGGTCACCACAGTAAACCCTAAACATCTTGGAG GAACCCTTGCCCTTGCTTCTATGGCATCATCTAGAGTGTTTATGGATACTGATGTCCAGCCTACCAAGGATTATCTTGCATG GCTGAGCTCGAACCTGGACATTGCTAATAAGTTTACGGCAGAGGTTGTCACTAAGCCTGAGCCAGTAACACTAGAGGAACTATACTCTTACATCAAGCAGGAGACTGCTAAG GTTGCTTGGTTTGAGTGA